The Pseudomonas azadiae genome contains a region encoding:
- a CDS encoding long-chain-acyl-CoA synthetase yields the protein MSHSPNDMITWGKMLRKVPAIVRALPRVVRGMRAANVSDPHQPCGLGWQFEQATLLNPEGAALLYAERVLSYSEVNQCANRIAHHLKGRGIHKGDVVAIFIENRPELLLSVLAVAKLGGVCAMLNTAQTQAALVHSLKLVSPVAIVVGEELVAAYEAVRSQVAIEAQRTWFVAEQQGNMLPQGYIDLVAASAESPVDNPASAAQIFFNDPCFYIYTSGTTGLPKAGIMKHGRWTKTAVSFGNIALDMGPDDVLYCTLPLYHATGLCVCWGSAIVGASGFAIRRKFSASQFWDDARRFKATTLGYVGELCRYLLDQPARANDRDNRVTKMVGNGLRPGAWAPFKQRYGVDHICELYAASDGNIGFTNVLTFDNTIGFCLQHWALVNFAPDSGEPLRGSEGFMRKVRTGGQGLLLARIDEKSPFDGYTDPEKNRKVILCDVFAKGDRYFNTGDLVRSMGFGHAQFVDRLGDTYRWKGENVSTTEVENVLLQHPQIAEVVAYGVEIDNTNGRAGMVAITPSESLAALDMHELLQFAHRQLPHYAVPLFLRIKVKMETTGTFKYQKVRLKEEAFDPDKTGNDPVYAWLPGSDCYVPVTGPLLAQIQGGQLRY from the coding sequence ATGAGCCACTCGCCAAACGACATGATCACCTGGGGCAAGATGCTGCGTAAGGTGCCTGCCATTGTGCGTGCCCTGCCGCGCGTCGTGCGCGGCATGCGTGCCGCCAATGTCAGCGATCCCCATCAGCCTTGCGGCCTGGGCTGGCAGTTTGAGCAAGCGACCCTGCTTAACCCGGAAGGTGCTGCGTTGTTGTACGCCGAGCGCGTGCTCAGCTACAGCGAAGTCAACCAATGCGCCAACCGTATCGCCCATCACCTTAAAGGCCGGGGCATCCACAAGGGCGACGTGGTGGCGATTTTTATCGAGAACCGTCCCGAATTGCTGCTGAGCGTGCTGGCCGTGGCCAAGCTGGGCGGCGTCTGCGCCATGCTCAATACGGCGCAAACCCAAGCGGCACTGGTGCACAGCCTGAAGCTGGTCAGCCCGGTGGCGATTGTGGTGGGGGAGGAGTTGGTGGCCGCCTATGAGGCGGTGCGTAGCCAGGTGGCAATCGAGGCGCAACGCACCTGGTTTGTCGCCGAGCAGCAGGGTAATATGCTGCCCCAAGGTTACATCGACCTGGTGGCCGCCAGCGCCGAAAGCCCGGTGGACAACCCGGCCAGCGCCGCGCAGATCTTCTTCAACGACCCTTGCTTCTATATCTACACCTCCGGCACCACGGGCCTGCCCAAGGCCGGGATCATGAAACACGGCCGCTGGACCAAGACCGCTGTCAGCTTCGGCAACATCGCCCTGGACATGGGCCCGGATGACGTCCTCTATTGCACGCTGCCGCTGTACCACGCCACCGGCCTCTGTGTGTGCTGGGGCTCGGCCATTGTCGGGGCTTCGGGGTTTGCCATCCGCCGAAAATTCAGTGCCAGCCAATTTTGGGACGATGCGCGCAGGTTCAAGGCGACCACTCTTGGCTACGTCGGTGAGTTGTGCCGTTACCTGCTCGACCAGCCCGCCCGTGCGAACGACCGTGACAACCGCGTGACCAAGATGGTCGGCAATGGCCTGCGCCCGGGCGCGTGGGCGCCGTTCAAGCAACGCTATGGCGTGGATCATATCTGCGAGTTGTACGCCGCCAGCGACGGCAATATCGGTTTTACCAACGTACTCACTTTCGACAACACCATTGGTTTTTGCCTGCAGCATTGGGCGCTGGTGAACTTCGCGCCTGACAGTGGCGAGCCACTGCGTGGCAGCGAGGGCTTCATGCGCAAGGTGCGAACCGGCGGGCAGGGCCTGTTGTTGGCCCGGATCGATGAAAAATCGCCCTTTGATGGCTACACCGACCCCGAAAAGAACCGCAAGGTGATCCTCTGCGACGTGTTCGCGAAGGGCGATCGCTACTTCAACACCGGCGATCTGGTGCGCAGCATGGGTTTCGGCCATGCGCAATTTGTCGACCGCCTGGGCGACACCTATCGCTGGAAGGGCGAAAACGTCTCCACCACCGAAGTGGAGAACGTCCTGCTGCAACATCCGCAGATTGCCGAAGTCGTGGCCTATGGCGTGGAAATCGACAACACCAACGGCCGTGCCGGCATGGTCGCCATCACGCCGAGCGAGTCCCTGGCCGCCTTGGACATGCACGAGCTGCTGCAATTTGCCCACCGCCAGTTGCCGCACTATGCGGTGCCGTTGTTCCTGCGGATCAAAGTAAAGATGGAAACCACCGGCACCTTCAAATACCAGAAGGTGCGGCTCAAGGAAGAAGCGTTCGACCCGGACAAGACCGGCAATGACCCGGTCTACGCCTGGTTGCCGGGTTCGGATTGCTACGTGCCTGTGACGGGGCCATTGCTCGCGCAGATTCAAGGCGGGCAGTTGCGCTATTGA
- a CDS encoding DUF3509 domain-containing protein: protein MSLIQDKFASVFSNYDVTTQPRPDGGILLTLRNSEGKQVKRSISYQQLHTADQLTWVISAIRRDLAEQASDLPQISMLQSQNRFALPTYHSA from the coding sequence ATGAGCCTGATCCAAGATAAATTCGCCTCAGTATTCTCCAACTACGACGTCACCACCCAGCCACGCCCCGACGGCGGCATCCTGTTGACACTGCGTAACAGTGAAGGCAAACAGGTCAAGCGCTCGATCTCCTACCAGCAGTTGCACACTGCCGATCAGTTGACCTGGGTTATCAGCGCCATTCGCCGCGACCTGGCTGAACAAGCCAGCGACTTGCCGCAGATTTCGATGTTGCAAAGCCAGAATCGCTTTGCCCTGCCGACTTACCATTCGGCTTAA
- a CDS encoding response regulator transcription factor: MRGPEDAFLPSYSVPNAVRRRLSLSGKPLTPAELEILRWASEGKTVWEISQIRATSQATVKFHLRNIYCKLDVNNRVQAMNEAARQGLC; the protein is encoded by the coding sequence ATGCGAGGTCCAGAGGACGCGTTTCTACCATCGTATTCAGTGCCCAATGCGGTCAGACGACGCTTGAGCTTGTCGGGCAAGCCGCTGACGCCGGCAGAGCTTGAAATCCTGCGCTGGGCTTCGGAAGGCAAGACGGTCTGGGAGATCAGCCAGATACGCGCCACCTCGCAAGCCACGGTGAAATTCCACCTGCGCAATATCTACTGCAAACTGGACGTCAACAACCGCGTGCAGGCGATGAACGAAGCCGCGCGTCAGGGGCTTTGCTGA
- a CDS encoding 1,2-dihydroxy-3-keto-5-methylthiopentene dioxygenase, translated as MSYVAVYSAAAPDTPNKVLTHFDDIAATLAEHGVRFERWQPRPIEPGASDAELIAAYQAQIDALGYNRVEVLRVTGDPTQQAELRARFLDERRYSEDDVRFFIAGQGLFALHIGDYVYALRCEKNDLLVIPAGTAHWFDMGENPHFVALRLFDTAPGWVPAFTGDDIARRFPGLDD; from the coding sequence ATGAGTTATGTCGCTGTCTACTCCGCCGCTGCACCGGACACCCCCAACAAAGTCCTGACCCATTTCGATGACATCGCCGCCACCTTGGCCGAGCACGGTGTGCGCTTCGAGCGCTGGCAACCCCGCCCGATTGAGCCGGGCGCCAGCGATGCTGAATTGATCGCGGCATACCAGGCGCAGATCGATGCGCTTGGCTACAACCGTGTGGAAGTGCTGCGCGTCACCGGCGACCCCACGCAGCAAGCTGAGCTACGCGCCCGGTTCCTGGACGAGCGCCGCTACAGTGAAGACGATGTGCGTTTTTTTATTGCAGGCCAAGGATTGTTCGCCCTGCACATCGGCGACTACGTATATGCCCTGCGTTGTGAGAAAAACGACCTGCTGGTGATTCCGGCCGGTACGGCGCACTGGTTCGATATGGGCGAGAACCCGCACTTCGTGGCGTTGCGGCTGTTTGATACAGCACCAGGGTGGGTACCTGCGTTCACGGGTGACGATATTGCCCGGCGCTTTCCCGGATTGGACGATTAG
- a CDS encoding MFS transporter produces the protein MTTLPYWRLSSFYLFYFALLGATAPFLALYFDHLGFSSARIGELVAIPMLMRCVAPNLWGWLGDYTGRRLAIVRFGAVCTLASFSLIFVSHTYAWLALVMALHAFFWHAVLPQFEVITLAHLQTQTARYSQVRLWGSIGFILTVVIMGRLFDWLSLDIYPVVVVVIMAGIIGASLWVPNAQPLVQGNRLAGEGFLKQLRSPGVLAFYACVALMQMSHGPYYTFLTLHLEQLGYSRGVIGLLWALGVVAEVLMFLAMSRILSRFSVRRVLLASFLLAALRWLLLGAFAEFFWVLLLAQVMHAATFGSFHAAAIAFVQRSFSDKQQGQGQALYAALAGTGGALGALYSGYSWNLLGPALTFSIASVAALAAAVIIGLRLHEQNQGTLQ, from the coding sequence GTGACCACGCTCCCCTACTGGCGCCTCTCCAGCTTCTACCTGTTCTACTTCGCCCTGCTCGGCGCAACCGCGCCGTTCCTGGCGCTGTACTTCGACCACCTGGGGTTCTCCAGCGCGCGTATCGGCGAACTGGTGGCCATCCCCATGCTGATGCGCTGCGTGGCGCCCAACCTGTGGGGCTGGCTGGGCGACTACACGGGCCGGCGCCTGGCCATCGTGCGCTTCGGCGCGGTGTGCACCCTGGCGAGTTTTTCACTTATTTTCGTCAGCCACACCTACGCCTGGCTGGCGCTGGTCATGGCGCTGCATGCGTTCTTCTGGCACGCGGTGCTGCCGCAGTTCGAAGTGATCACCCTGGCCCATCTGCAAACACAGACCGCACGCTACAGCCAGGTCCGGCTGTGGGGCTCGATTGGTTTTATCCTCACCGTGGTGATCATGGGGCGGCTGTTTGACTGGCTGAGCCTGGATATCTACCCGGTGGTGGTCGTGGTGATCATGGCCGGCATCATCGGCGCCAGCCTCTGGGTGCCGAACGCGCAGCCGCTGGTCCAGGGTAATCGCCTGGCGGGCGAAGGCTTTCTCAAGCAATTGCGCAGCCCCGGCGTGCTGGCGTTCTACGCCTGCGTGGCGCTGATGCAAATGAGCCACGGCCCGTACTACACCTTTCTCACCCTGCACCTCGAACAACTGGGCTACAGCCGTGGCGTGATCGGCTTGCTGTGGGCGCTGGGGGTCGTGGCGGAAGTGCTGATGTTCCTCGCCATGAGCCGCATCCTCTCGCGCTTTTCGGTGCGCCGCGTGCTGCTGGCCAGTTTCCTGCTGGCGGCCCTGCGCTGGTTGTTGCTGGGGGCGTTTGCCGAGTTTTTCTGGGTGTTGTTGCTGGCGCAGGTGATGCACGCCGCTACGTTCGGCAGCTTTCACGCAGCGGCGATTGCCTTTGTGCAGCGCAGTTTCAGCGACAAACAACAAGGCCAGGGTCAGGCGCTGTATGCGGCGCTGGCCGGCACCGGCGGTGCGCTGGGCGCGCTGTATTCAGGCTACAGTTGGAACCTGTTGGGGCCGGCCCTGACCTTCAGCATCGCCAGCGTCGCCGCCCTGGCCGCCGCCGTTATCATCGGTCTTCGATTGCACGAGCAGAACCAAGGAACCCTTCAATGA
- the aroC gene encoding chorismate synthase: protein MSGNTFGKLFTVTTAGESHGPALVAIVDGCPPGLELSLEDLQRDLDRRKPGTSRHTTQRQEPDEVEILSGVFEGRTTGCAIGLLIRNTDQKSKDYSAIKDLFRPAHADYTYHHKYGERDYRGGGRSSARETAMRVAAGAIAKKYLATQGIVVRGYMSQLGPIEIPFKTWDSVDDNAFFSPDPDKVPELEAYMDQLRRDQDSVGARITVVAEGVKPGLGEPIFDRLDAELAHALMSINAVKGVEIGAGFACVSQRGTEHRDELTPEGFLSNNAGGILGGISSGQPIVAHLALKATSSITTPGRSIDVHGNPVDVITKGRHDPCVGIRATPIAEAMMAIVLMDHLLRHRGQNADVRVSTPVLGQL, encoded by the coding sequence ATGTCCGGCAATACCTTCGGCAAGCTGTTCACTGTCACCACCGCGGGCGAAAGCCATGGCCCGGCGTTGGTCGCCATTGTCGATGGCTGCCCGCCGGGCCTCGAGCTGTCTCTGGAGGACCTGCAGCGTGACCTGGACCGCCGCAAGCCCGGCACCAGCCGCCACACCACCCAGCGCCAGGAGCCCGACGAAGTCGAGATCCTCTCCGGCGTGTTCGAAGGTCGCACCACCGGTTGCGCCATCGGCCTGCTGATCCGCAACACCGACCAGAAGTCCAAGGACTACTCGGCGATCAAGGACCTGTTCCGCCCGGCCCACGCCGATTACACCTACCACCACAAATACGGCGAACGCGACTACCGCGGCGGCGGTCGCAGCTCGGCCCGCGAAACCGCCATGCGCGTGGCCGCCGGTGCCATCGCCAAGAAATACCTGGCCACCCAGGGCATCGTTGTTCGCGGCTACATGAGCCAACTGGGCCCGATTGAGATCCCATTCAAGACCTGGGACAGCGTGGACGACAACGCCTTCTTCAGCCCCGACCCGGACAAAGTGCCGGAGCTGGAAGCCTACATGGACCAGTTACGCCGCGATCAGGATTCCGTGGGTGCTCGGATCACCGTGGTTGCCGAAGGCGTAAAGCCCGGCCTGGGCGAGCCGATCTTCGACCGCCTCGACGCTGAACTGGCCCACGCGCTGATGAGCATCAACGCCGTCAAAGGCGTGGAAATCGGCGCCGGCTTCGCCTGCGTGTCGCAACGCGGCACCGAGCATCGCGACGAGCTGACCCCCGAAGGTTTCCTCAGCAACAACGCCGGCGGCATCCTGGGGGGTATTTCCTCCGGCCAGCCGATCGTTGCGCATCTGGCGCTCAAGGCGACGTCGAGCATCACCACGCCGGGCCGTTCGATCGATGTGCACGGCAACCCAGTGGACGTGATCACCAAGGGCCGCCACGACCCGTGTGTCGGCATCCGTGCCACGCCGATTGCCGAGGCGATGATGGCCATCGTGCTGATGGACCATCTGCTGCGCCATCGCGGGCAGAACGCCGATGTGCGCGTAAGTACGCCGGTGCTGGGCCAACTGTGA
- a CDS encoding alpha/beta hydrolase, giving the protein MMLRVLLFTLTLLTAVAQAASPVVLQRPISLDTGSGELFGSLLLPQSDKPVPVVLIIAGSGPTDRNGNSADGARNDSLKRLAWVLARHNIASVRYDKRGVAASLAATPDERNLTLDAYVADAVAWGKLLKADKRMGPLIVLGHSEGALVAALAAPQLDPAGVISLSGSARPVDQVIRQQLADHLPPALLLRSNQILDHLKAGQVDADVPGPLEGIFRPSVQPYLISLFRADPSAAFAKLRMPALIIQGTHDIQVGVGDAQQLKKAKPDAQLAVIEGMNHVMRIVPNDVKQQLASYNDPQLPLAAELGSRLVRFIDGLQPH; this is encoded by the coding sequence ATGATGCTGCGAGTTCTGCTGTTTACCCTCACCCTGTTGACCGCCGTGGCCCAGGCCGCCTCCCCTGTGGTACTGCAACGTCCCATCAGCCTGGACACCGGCAGCGGCGAGCTGTTTGGTTCGCTGCTGTTGCCGCAATCGGACAAGCCCGTGCCGGTGGTGCTGATCATCGCCGGCTCCGGCCCCACCGACCGTAACGGCAACAGCGCCGACGGCGCGCGCAACGACAGTCTCAAGCGCCTGGCCTGGGTACTGGCCCGGCATAACATCGCCAGCGTGCGCTACGACAAGCGTGGCGTGGCGGCCAGCCTGGCCGCCACGCCTGACGAACGCAACCTGACCCTGGACGCCTATGTCGCGGACGCCGTGGCCTGGGGCAAACTGCTCAAGGCCGACAAACGCATGGGCCCCTTGATCGTGCTCGGCCACAGCGAAGGTGCCCTGGTGGCGGCCCTCGCCGCGCCGCAACTGGACCCGGCGGGCGTGATTTCACTGTCCGGCAGCGCGCGCCCGGTCGACCAGGTCATTCGCCAGCAATTGGCCGATCACCTGCCCCCTGCCCTGCTGCTGCGCAGCAATCAAATCCTCGATCACCTCAAGGCAGGCCAAGTGGATGCGGATGTGCCTGGCCCGCTCGAAGGCATTTTCCGACCCAGCGTGCAGCCGTACCTGATCAGCCTGTTCCGCGCCGACCCGTCGGCCGCCTTTGCCAAGCTGCGCATGCCGGCGCTGATCATCCAGGGCACCCACGATATTCAGGTCGGTGTGGGCGACGCCCAGCAACTGAAAAAGGCCAAGCCCGACGCACAGTTGGCGGTGATCGAAGGCATGAACCACGTGATGCGCATTGTGCCCAACGATGTAAAACAGCAATTGGCCTCTTACAACGACCCGCAATTGCCCCTCGCCGCCGAGCTGGGCAGCCGCCTGGTGCGCTTTATCGACGGCCTTCAACCCCACTAA
- the prmB gene encoding 50S ribosomal protein L3 N(5)-glutamine methyltransferase, with product MTTSRLRTLRDHIRWAVSRFHGEDLFFGHGTDNAWDDARQLVLGALHLPWEIADSYLDCNLEEEEVAHLQRLLHRRIHERVPTPYLIGEAWFCGLSFIVDERVLIPRSPIGELIENRFAPWLAKPPARILDLCTGSGCIGIACAYEFQDAEVVLGDLSFEALEVANQNIERHGVDQRVYTVQGDGFDGLPGQRFDLIVSNPPYVDAEDFADMPDEYQHEPELGLACGDDGLNLVRRMLAEAADHLTEKGLLMVEVGNSQVHVEALYPEVDFAWLEFQRGGHGVFMLTAEQCRQHQAVFAARV from the coding sequence GTGACCACTTCCCGCCTGCGCACCTTGCGCGATCATATCCGTTGGGCTGTCAGCCGTTTCCATGGGGAAGACCTGTTTTTTGGCCATGGCACCGACAACGCCTGGGACGACGCACGGCAACTGGTGCTCGGCGCGTTGCACTTGCCTTGGGAAATTGCCGACAGCTACCTCGACTGCAACCTGGAAGAAGAGGAAGTTGCCCACCTGCAACGGTTGCTGCATCGCCGCATTCACGAACGCGTGCCGACCCCTTACCTGATTGGTGAGGCTTGGTTTTGCGGCCTGTCGTTTATCGTCGATGAACGCGTGCTGATCCCGCGCTCGCCGATCGGCGAGCTGATCGAAAACCGCTTCGCACCCTGGCTGGCGAAGCCGCCGGCACGCATCCTCGACCTGTGCACCGGCTCCGGCTGCATTGGCATCGCCTGCGCCTACGAGTTCCAGGACGCCGAAGTAGTGCTGGGCGACTTGTCCTTCGAAGCCCTGGAGGTGGCCAACCAGAACATCGAACGCCACGGCGTCGACCAGCGCGTCTACACCGTGCAGGGCGACGGCTTCGACGGCTTGCCGGGCCAGCGCTTTGACCTGATCGTGTCCAACCCGCCGTATGTGGATGCCGAGGACTTCGCCGATATGCCCGACGAATACCAGCACGAGCCTGAGCTGGGCCTGGCCTGCGGCGACGATGGCTTGAACCTGGTGCGGCGCATGCTGGCCGAGGCGGCGGACCATCTGACCGAGAAGGGCTTACTGATGGTTGAAGTGGGCAACAGCCAGGTGCACGTCGAGGCGCTGTACCCGGAAGTCGACTTCGCCTGGCTGGAGTTCCAGCGTGGCGGGCATGGGGTGTTCATGTTGACGGCCGAGCAGTGCCGCCAGCATCAGGCGGTGTTTGCCGCCAGGGTCTGA
- a CDS encoding cysteine hydrolase family protein, with the protein MSVPKTMFQLSGRGYAAANLSHATLVIIDAQKEYLSGPLALSGMDAAVNNIKQLVSSARNAGRPIVHVRHLGTVGGLFDPQGERGEFIPGLEPEGDETIIGKLLPSAFHGTGLEKHLQDLGSLDLIVCGFMSHSSVSTTVRAAKNLGFRCTLVEDACATRDLPYKGGVLSAEHVQQTEMAIMADNFATLALTKDLI; encoded by the coding sequence ATGTCCGTTCCAAAGACGATGTTTCAACTCAGCGGTCGTGGTTACGCAGCAGCGAACCTCAGCCATGCGACCCTCGTGATCATCGACGCCCAGAAGGAATACCTCAGCGGCCCGCTCGCCCTGTCCGGCATGGACGCGGCGGTCAACAACATCAAGCAGCTTGTATCATCGGCGCGCAACGCCGGGCGCCCGATTGTGCACGTGCGCCACCTGGGCACGGTGGGCGGCCTGTTTGACCCCCAGGGCGAGCGCGGCGAGTTCATCCCGGGGCTCGAACCTGAAGGTGACGAAACCATCATCGGCAAGCTGTTGCCCAGTGCCTTTCACGGCACCGGCCTGGAAAAGCATCTGCAGGATCTTGGTTCCCTGGACCTGATCGTCTGCGGTTTCATGAGCCATTCCAGTGTCAGCACAACAGTGCGCGCCGCCAAAAACCTGGGCTTTCGCTGCACCCTGGTCGAAGATGCCTGCGCCACCCGTGACCTGCCTTACAAAGGCGGCGTCCTCAGCGCCGAACATGTACAGCAGACCGAAATGGCGATCATGGCCGACAACTTCGCCACCCTTGCGCTGACCAAAGACCTGATCTGA
- a CDS encoding Smr/MutS family protein produces the protein MQDDDFSLFKNELRGVKPIKHDRADTGKPKADRAQIAKLRQAATVRTDATTVDGLSDQFVIDVGPEDELMWARDGVQESQMRKLKAGQIPFEGSLDLHGMNVEKARETLWAFLAEATKFEIRCVRVTHGKAVRLDGKRPMIKSHVNTWLRQHAQVLGFTSCQARHGGAGAVYVMLKRTMMEGRDE, from the coding sequence ATGCAAGACGACGATTTTTCCCTGTTCAAGAACGAGCTGCGCGGCGTCAAGCCGATCAAGCATGACCGTGCCGACACCGGCAAACCCAAGGCCGACCGGGCGCAGATCGCCAAGCTGCGCCAGGCCGCGACCGTGCGCACCGACGCCACCACCGTGGACGGCCTGTCGGACCAATTCGTGATCGACGTCGGCCCCGAAGACGAGCTGATGTGGGCCCGCGATGGCGTGCAGGAAAGCCAGATGCGCAAGCTCAAGGCCGGCCAGATCCCGTTCGAGGGCAGTCTTGATTTGCACGGCATGAACGTGGAGAAAGCCCGGGAAACCCTGTGGGCCTTCCTTGCCGAAGCGACCAAATTCGAAATCCGCTGCGTGCGCGTCACCCACGGCAAGGCCGTGCGGCTGGACGGCAAGCGCCCGATGATCAAGAGTCACGTCAACACCTGGCTGCGCCAACACGCCCAGGTGCTCGGCTTTACCTCGTGCCAGGCCCGCCACGGCGGCGCGGGCGCGGTGTATGTGATGCTCAAGCGCACCATGATGGAAGGGCGCGACGAGTGA
- a CDS encoding zeta toxin family protein, giving the protein MTPLERSISERAVLFAKANRTQIARELACLSRYPGEEYPVSVFMAGSPGAGKTEVSKSFIRLMEAHGSTALRIDPDDFREYFPEYTGGNSSLFQRGVTAIVERTVDLVYQQRQSFLLDGTLANLDVARKNVQRALDKKNRSVQVIYVYQKPTLAWEFVLAREAIEGRNIPCKEFVRQFYASKATVCQLKREFQDRLQVDVLIKDTDGGDAEVGIDLSADDVDEFVRQPYHPDQLEQILTGAAL; this is encoded by the coding sequence ATGACACCGCTGGAGCGAAGCATTTCTGAACGTGCCGTACTCTTTGCCAAGGCAAATCGTACACAAATAGCCAGGGAATTGGCCTGCCTGAGTCGATATCCGGGTGAAGAGTATCCAGTGTCAGTCTTTATGGCCGGTTCCCCTGGCGCAGGCAAAACAGAAGTTTCGAAGTCTTTCATCCGTTTGATGGAGGCCCATGGATCGACTGCTCTTCGTATCGATCCTGACGACTTTAGAGAATATTTCCCTGAGTACACAGGTGGGAACTCAAGTCTTTTCCAGCGTGGTGTAACAGCCATCGTGGAACGGACCGTCGACCTTGTTTATCAACAGCGCCAGTCGTTCCTTTTGGATGGAACACTTGCGAATCTTGATGTTGCCCGAAAAAATGTTCAGCGTGCTCTCGATAAGAAAAACCGATCGGTTCAAGTGATCTATGTTTATCAGAAACCGACGTTAGCCTGGGAGTTTGTGTTGGCACGTGAAGCTATCGAAGGAAGGAACATTCCCTGCAAGGAGTTTGTTCGTCAGTTTTACGCATCAAAGGCGACGGTTTGTCAGCTAAAGCGCGAGTTTCAGGATCGCCTTCAGGTCGACGTGCTCATCAAGGACACGGACGGTGGTGATGCAGAGGTCGGTATCGACCTTTCGGCTGACGACGTTGACGAGTTTGTCAGGCAGCCCTACCATCCAGATCAACTTGAGCAAATCTTGACCGGAGCAGCCTTATGA
- the folE gene encoding GTP cyclohydrolase I FolE has protein sequence MTLEQNYTAILGQLGEDVSREGLLDTPKRAAKAMQYLCRGYEQTLEEVTNGALFSSDNSEMVLVKDIELYSLCEHHLLPFIGKAHVAYIPSGKVLGLSKVARIVDMYARRLQIQENLSRQIADAVLQVTGALGVAVVIEAKHMCMMMRGVEKQNSSMITSVMLGEFRENAATRSEFLSLIK, from the coding sequence GTGACATTGGAACAAAACTACACCGCGATACTCGGCCAGCTCGGCGAGGACGTTTCCCGCGAGGGCCTGCTCGACACGCCAAAACGTGCCGCCAAGGCGATGCAGTACCTTTGCCGCGGCTATGAGCAGACACTGGAAGAAGTCACCAATGGTGCCTTGTTCAGCTCTGACAACAGCGAAATGGTGCTGGTCAAGGACATCGAGTTGTACTCGTTGTGCGAACACCATTTGCTGCCGTTTATCGGCAAGGCCCACGTGGCGTATATCCCGAGCGGCAAAGTGCTGGGCCTGTCGAAGGTCGCGCGGATCGTCGACATGTATGCGCGTCGCCTGCAGATCCAGGAAAATCTCAGCCGCCAGATCGCCGATGCGGTGCTGCAGGTGACCGGTGCCCTGGGCGTGGCCGTGGTGATCGAGGCCAAGCACATGTGCATGATGATGCGCGGGGTCGAGAAGCAGAATTCGTCGATGATCACGTCGGTGATGCTCGGTGAGTTCCGCGAAAACGCGGCCACCCGCAGCGAGTTTCTCAGCCTGATCAAGTAA
- a CDS encoding glutaredoxin family protein: MFVKALRVGLGQLIIAGDYLTRPRKKQRSAEQQAQVNAAAKELTLYQFHACPFCVKTRRTLHRLNVPVALKDAKNNPQDRQTLLEQGGKIKVPCLRIEENGQTTWMYDSKAIIEYLDQRFAAV; this comes from the coding sequence ATGTTCGTCAAAGCACTTCGAGTGGGTCTCGGCCAACTCATCATCGCGGGCGACTACCTTACCCGCCCACGCAAAAAACAACGCAGCGCCGAGCAACAGGCGCAGGTGAACGCAGCGGCCAAGGAATTGACCCTGTATCAGTTCCACGCGTGCCCGTTCTGCGTGAAGACCCGCCGCACCCTGCACCGCCTGAATGTGCCGGTGGCGTTGAAGGACGCGAAGAACAACCCACAGGACCGCCAGACCCTGCTGGAGCAAGGCGGCAAGATCAAGGTGCCGTGCCTGCGGATCGAAGAAAATGGCCAGACCACCTGGATGTATGACTCCAAGGCGATCATCGAGTACCTGGACCAGCGGTTTGCCGCGGTCTGA
- a CDS encoding AtuA-related protein has product MKLHTLAHSRTGDKGDTSNISIIAYRAEDYPLLCEHLTAERVAEFFAGLLEAGAAPVKRYELPNVQALNFVLPGILRGGVTRSLALDAHGKCLGSALLALEIQDLRPA; this is encoded by the coding sequence ATGAAGCTGCACACGCTGGCCCATTCCCGCACCGGGGATAAGGGCGACACGTCGAATATCTCGATCATTGCCTATCGCGCCGAGGATTATCCGTTGCTGTGCGAACACTTGACGGCCGAGCGTGTGGCCGAGTTCTTCGCCGGCTTGCTGGAAGCAGGCGCGGCGCCGGTGAAACGCTATGAATTGCCCAACGTGCAGGCGTTGAACTTCGTGCTGCCGGGGATCCTGCGCGGTGGCGTCACCCGTTCGCTGGCGCTGGATGCCCACGGCAAGTGCCTGGGGTCGGCGCTATTGGCTTTGGAAATACAGGATTTAAGACCGGCGTAG